One window of the Torulaspora delbrueckii CBS 1146 chromosome 6, complete genome genome contains the following:
- the YCF1 gene encoding ATP-binding cassette glutathione S-conjugate transporter YCF1 (similar to Saccharomyces cerevisiae YCF1 (YDR135C); ancestral locus Anc_8.303): MNDSSQLGGWACKLCKSDEGFGPISFYGDLTRCFIDGVLLNLIALLFLIFGTRELFVLCRKKHPGVKYRTDWILVSRLSLVALQILFVSLAALSSSKSALQDSVLTSQYILTVLSLFDALALHYVEYYRSRVANTVLLFYWLFEALGNSTKTVNFLIRHFYEGDWPLGHSVFIFTLFQSINALLILLVEAVPRKPLLPYQIIQEHTSRRKENPYDTANIFSRLSFSWMTELMRTGYKKYLVETDLYKLPESFGSSDLSEKFEHNWQQQVKHKPKPSLTWTLWITFGRKLVIAALFKFAFDILAFTQPQLLRILIKFVTDYNEERKEKLNPIIQSIDAINKYTKELPIVRGFMLSIAMFLVSFTQTSILHQYFLYSFNTGMNIKSALTSTIYKKALVLSNEAADMSSTGDIVNLMSVDVQRLQDLTQYCHLIWSGPFQILLCLVSLYKLLGRSMWIGVIILVIMMPLNSMLMRIQKKLQKVQMKNKDERSRLISEILNNIKSLKLYSWEAPYKAKLEHVRNDKELKNLTKMGVYMALTSFQFNIVPFLVSCSTFAVFVYTEKKPLTTDLVFPALALFNLLSFPLNVVPMVLTAFIEASVSVNRLYSFLTNEELQKDAVHHLPKAQKAGDVAIKISDDANFLWKRKPQYQVALKNINLEVKKGELACVVGKVGSGKSALVQSLLGDLYRVKGYAAVHGSTAYVSQVPWIMNGTVKDNILFGHKYDPVFYDLTIKACALTIDLGILPDGDQTMVGEKGISLSGGQKARLSLARATYARADTYLLDDPLAAVDEHVAQHLIEHVLGPRGLLKSKTKLLATNKITVLSIASSISLVEGGEIIQHGSYEDISKDLDSPLSNLVKEFGKKKTSSSADLTKASSSVSVPSVPVKDELEVLQKLNDLEFDSSESLRRASDATLVSIDFDDDENSATREHREQGKVKWSIYWEYAKACNPRNVFIFLFFIVLSMFLSVMGNVWLKHWSEVNSKYGANPHVSRYLGIYLALGLSSALSTLIQTIILWVFCTIRGSRYLHSIMAASVLRAPMVFFETTPIGRILNRFSNDIYKVDELLGRTFAQFFVNVTKVSFTIIVICVTTWQFIFLILPMIVLYVYYQQYYLRTSRELRRLDSVTKSPVYAHFQESLGGLSTIRGYDQQDRFTHINQSRIDNNMSAFYPSVNANRWLAFRLEFIGTIIIFGAASLSMLRLKAGSLTPGMIGLSLSYALQITQSLNWIVRMTVEVETNIVSVERIKEYSEIKSEAPLVIEDHRPPADWPSKGDIKFEHYSTRYRENMNLVLKDINLHVKPQEKIGIVGRTGAGKSSLTLALFRIIEAAEGRIVIDGVPINEIGLHDLRHKLSIIPQDSQVFEGTVRENIDPTNQYSDEEIWRVLELSHLKNHVLSMSKDGLMTRLTEGGANLSVGQRQLMCLARALLIPSRILILDEATAAVDVETDQVIQETIRTAFKDRTILTIAHRLNTIMDSDRILVLDAGEVREFDTPENLLKQQGSIFYSLCSDAGLV; this comes from the coding sequence ATGAACGATAGCTCTCAGCTGGGAGGTTGGGCCTGTAAGCTGTGTAAATCAGACGAAGGTTTTGGCCCGATTTCTTTTTATGGTGACCTTACTAGGTGCTTCATTGATGGAGTCCTGCTGAATCTGATCGCCCTCTTGTTCCTTATTTTTGGTACGAGAGAGTTATTTGTGTTATGCAGAAAGAAGCACCCTGGTGTTAAGTATAGGACTGATTGGATTTTAGTGTCCAGACTTTCTCTAGTGGCTTTACAAATCCTTTTCGTTTCATTGGCGGCTCTGAGCTCGTCAAAATCTGCGCTCCAAGATTCTGTTTTGACCAGTCAGTATATCCTAACTGTTTTATCCCTCTTTGATGCACTAGCCTTGCATTATGTGGAATACTACAGGTCGAGAGTTGCTAATACAGTGCTTTTGTTCTACTGGTTGTTTGAGGCTTTGGGGAATTCTACAAAGACTGTGAACTTTTTAATCAGACATTTCTACGAGGGAGATTGGCCTTTGGGACATTCTGTCTTTATATTCACACTGTTCCAGAGCATTAATGCATTATTAATTCTATTGGTTGAAGCAGTGCCTAGAAAGCCGTTGCTTCCCTACCAGATAATTCAGGAGCATACTTCTAGGAGAAAGGAAAATCCCTATGATACTGCAAATATCTTCTCAAGGCTCTCGTTTTCCTGGATGACGGAGTTGATGAGAACTGGTTATAAGAAGTATTTGGTGGAGACGGACTTGTACAAGCTACCTGAAAGTTTTGGAAGTTCTGATTTATCCGAAAAGTTCGAACATAATTGGCAACAACAGGTGAAGCACAAACCGAAACCCTCTTTGACGTGGACCCTGTGGATCACTTTTGGTAGAAAGCTAGTGATTGCAGCTTTATTTAAATTTGCTTTCGATATCTTAGCCTTCACACAACCTCAATTGCTCAGAATACTGATTAAATTTGTCACGGATTACAATGAAGAAAGGAAGGAAAAGCTCAACCCTATAATTCAGAGCATTGATGCTATCAACAAGTATACGAAAGAACTTCCAATTGTCAGAGGATTTATGCTATCTATTGCAATGTTTTTGGTCAGTTTTACACAAACTTCgatccttcatcaatacTTTCTTTATTCGTTCAACACAGGAATGAATATTAAGAGTGCACTTACTTCCACTATTTACAAGAAAGCCCTGGTTCTGTCTAATGAAGCCGCAGACATGTCATCAACCGGTGACATTGTTAATTTGATGAGTGttgatgttcaaagatTACAGGATTTAACCCAGTATTGTCATTTGATTTGGTCGGGTccatttcaaattttgttGTGTTTGGTATCTCTTTACAAACTGCTGGGTAGGTCGATGTGGATCGGTGTTATCATTCTTGTTATTATGATGCCCTTGAACTCTATGTTAATgagaattcaaaagaagttgcaaaaggttcagatgaagaacaaggacGAAAGGTCCCGTTTAATCAGTGAGATTTTGAATAATATCAAGTCTCTAAAACTGTATTCATGGGAAGCGCCTTACAAAGCGAAATTGGAACATGTCAGAAAtgacaaagagttgaagaatttgacaaaaatGGGTGTTTACATGGCCCTCACCAGTTTCCAATTCAACATCGTGCCCTTCCTTGTGTCATGCTCGACTTTCGCTGTGTTTGTATACACAGAAAAGAAGCCATTAACTACAGATTTGGTCTTCCCAGCTTTAGCGCTGTTTAACCTTTTGTCTTTCCCACTAAATGTCGTCCCCATGGTCTTGACAGCCTTCATCGAAGCATCCGTCTCAGTCAACCGATTGTATTCTTTCTTAACAAACGAAGAACTGCAAAAGGATGCTGTCCATCATTTGCCTAAGGCACAAAAAGCCGGTGATGTTGCCATCAAGATAAGTGATGATGCCAATTTCCTATGGAAACGTAAGCCCCAGTATCAAGTCGCTCTTAAAAATATCAATCTAGAAGTTAAGAAAGGTGAGCTTGCATGCGTTGTTGGTAAAGTTGGTAGCGGTAAAAGTGCTCTGGTTCAAAGTCTCTTAGGTGATTTGTACAGAGTGAAGGGTTACGCTGCTGTTCACGGAAGCACTGCCTACGTGAGCCAGGTCCCATGGATAATGAACGGCACGGTGAAGGACAATATCTTATTTGGCCACAAATACGATCCAGTATTTTATGACTTAACAATCAAGGCCTGTGCGTTAACTATCGATTTGGGTATTTTGCCCGATGGTGACCAAACAATGGTTGGTGAAAAGGGTATTTCGTTATCGGGAGGTCAAAAGGCTCGACTTTCTCTTGCTAGAGCCACATATGCAAGAGCGGATACTTATCTACTTGATGATCCTTTAGCCGCGGTTGATGAACATGTTGCCCAACACCTGATTGAACATGTTCTTGGTCCTCGTGGTTTATTGAAGAGTAAAACAAAACTTTTGGCTACAAACAAAATTACCGTGCTGTCGATTGCTTCCTCCATCTCTCTTGTTGAAGGCGGTGAAATCATTCAACATGGCTCATATGAGGATATTTCGAAGGATTTGGATTCTCCACTGTCCAATCTAGTCAAAGAATTCGGTAAGAAAAAGACCTCGTCGTCTGCAGATTTGACTAAGGCATCCAGTTCCGTAAGTGTTCCAAGTGTTCCCGTGAAGGATGAACTTGAAGTattgcaaaaattgaatgatCTAGAGTTTGATTCTTCGGAAAGTTTGAGAAGGGCAAGTGACGCGACTTTAGTTAGTATTGATtttgacgatgatgaaaattcaGCTACTAGAGAGCATCGTGAACAGGGAAAAGTCAAGTGGTCTATCTATTGGGAATATGCCAAGGCATGTAACCCAAGGAatgttttcatctttttgtttTTCATCGTTCTCTCGATGTTCTTATCTGTGATGGGTAATGTGTGGTTAAAACATTGGTCAGAAGTGAACTCAAAATACGGTGCTAATCCACATGTTTCTCGATACCTTGGCATATACCTTGCATTGGGTCTCAGCTCAGCTCTCTCGACATTAATTCAAACGATTATTTTATGGGTTTTCTGCACCATTCGTGGTTCCCGCTACCTACATTCAATAATGGCCGCTTCTGTGTTAAGAGCTCCAATGGTTTTTTTTGAGACTACACCAATTGGTCGTATTTTGAACAGATTCTCGAATGATATTTACAAAGTGGATGAACTCTTGGGGAGAACCTTTGCTCAAttctttgtaaatgtcACCAAAGTTTCTTTTACTATCATTGTGATCTGTGTTACCACATGGCAATTCATTTTCCTCATCCTTCCTATGATTGTTCTTTACGTCTACTATCAACAATATTACTTGAGGACATCAAGAGAGCTTCGTCGTTTGGATTCGGTTACCAAATCGCCTGTGTATGCGCACTTCCAGGAGAGTTTAGGTGGCCTTTCAACTATTCGTGGTTATGATCAACAAGACAGATTTACTCACATAAATCAATCTCGTATTGATAACAACATGAGTGCATTTTATCCCTCTGTCAATGCCAACCGTTGGTTAGCGTTCAGACTCGAGTTTATTGGTACAATCATTATCTTTGGTGCCGCTTCTCTGTCAATGCTCAGATTGAAAGCCGGCAGTTTGACACCCGGTATGATTGGTCTATCCTTGAGTTATGCTTTGCAAATTACGCAATCGTTGAATTGGATCGTGAGAATGACTGTGGAAGTGGAGACCAATATCgtttctgttgaaagaattaaGGAATACTCTGAGATCAAGAGTGAAGCACCATTAGTCATTGAAGATCACAGACCACCAGCCGATTGGCCCTCCAAAGGTGACATAAAATTTGAACATTACTCGACTCGTTACAGAGAAAATATGAACCTTGTGTTGAAGGATATCAACCTGCATGTGAAACCCCAGGAAAAGATTGGTATTGTTGGTAGAACAGGTGCAGGTAAATCTTCATTGACCTTGGCACTCTTTAGAATAATCGAAGCCGCTGAGGGACGTATAGTAATCGATGGAGTTCCAATCAACGAGATCGGTTTACATGATTTGAGACATAAACTATCTATCATTCCTCAGGATAGTcaagtctttgaaggtACGGTACGCGAAAATATTGATCCAACAAATCAATATTCCGATGAAGAGATATGGAGAGTATTGGAATTATCACATCTAAAAAACCATGTTCTCAGTATGAGCAAAGATGGATTAATGACCCGCTTGACTGAAGGTGGAGCGAACCTGAGTGTAGGTCAGAGACAACTAATGTGTCTTGCCCGTGCGTTATTAATCCCATCTAGGATCCTTATCCTAGACGAAGCCACAGCAGCTGTGGACGTTGAGACCGACCAAGTGATACAGGAAACGATACGTACTGCGTTCAAAGATAGAACGATCCTAACGATCGCACATAGATTAAACACCATCATGGACAGTGATCGAATACTAGTATTGGATGCTGGTGAAGTACGTGAATTCGACACGCCAGAGAACTTACTAAAACAGCAAGGTTCCATCTTTTACTCATTATGTAGCGATGCTGGCCTGGTATAG
- the AVL9 gene encoding Avl9p (similar to Saccharomyces cerevisiae AVL9 (YLR114C); ancestral locus Anc_8.305), protein MLEEAPVIAGLCVVDFHHTRGPETEYWCSLPAGTDETKIWPNLPFQALPDGSHSFKETFTYFTLLFNEKKKCSPENGATELPEDELKDYVTFFAISCSRQIRSDELIHRGSDITRSTVQKAIVVISRQPIFGQIKDKLSLVTNAFFMQRNFSDRTIISSLHENLMSMFKVSPGSPPEGQLYVGLSLRKIIYDLKKDILVLLKALLLEKQIIFYGTNVEALCNLQFGLISLIPTLLSNLHYCGSPQLHEPLEELNVATSFKSSDRQSVLAFLGFPLRIFEKGGLFSPYTPLQQMDDIKSKHTQFFMIGSSNSLLAEQKTELCHIFVDVDASEVEIIDKSLSPALQLSGNDKKWIDSISNIVSQSWNENDLYTPKNSQFEGSEDFIRWQFEDYLTRLLSSIKLSEYVTSYTDNQMALQSVPEEMLRSNSIQHFNNSWVAKWITTENYAIFRDCTDDRLFDLFPPKHPYNGVDTMTILQQKLAATFQNLKRANSHPSLEEKAKDEESQTSQEPSAGSASVVSKDNLKGSNTSDKEQNLWSSWKEYFNARKRGKKRDGEDDIKSTEYLNNSHSTQEAIGSALVGLGLHYDSAQEGKSGESEDDEWVTNEVDEASNEGDHSRDDAI, encoded by the coding sequence ATGCTGGAAGAGGCCCCTGTTATAGCAGGACTTTGTGTAGTGGATTTCCATCACACTCGAGGCCCAGAGACAGAATATTGGTGCAGTTTACCCGCTGGAACGGATGAGACCAAGATATGGCCCAATTTGCCCTTTCAGGCTTTACCAGATGGATCACACTCTTTTAAAGAGACGTTTACATATTTCACCTTATTAttcaatgaaaagaagaagtgtAGTCCTGAAAATGGTGCTACTGAACTACCggaagatgaattgaaggattacGTTACCTTTTTCGCAATCTCATGCTCAAGACAAATTCGCAGTGATGAATTGATACACAGAGGTAGTGATATAACCAGATCTACAGTGCAAAAAGCTATAGTGGTCATATCGAGACAACCGATCTTTGGCCAGATAAAGGATAAGTTGAGTCTGGTCACTAATGCTTTTTTCATGCAACGAAATTTCTCTGATAGAACCATCATATCTTCTCTGCATGAAAACCTGATGTCCATGTTCAAGGTTTCACCAGGCAGTCCGCCGGAAGGCCAGCTTTATGTGGGCTTATCTCTGCGAAAAATAATATATGATCTCAAGAAGGATATTCTAGTACTACTCAAGGCTCTTTTATTGGAGAAACAAATCATTTTTTATGGTACCAATGTTGAAGCTCTGTGTAATTTACAATTTGGTTTAATCAGTCTCATACCAACCCTCCTGTCCAACCTTCACTACTGCGGAAGCCCACAGTTGCACGAGCCGTTAGAAGAGCTGAATGTTGCAACTTCATTCAAGTCAAGTGATCGTCAATCGGTCTTAGCATTCCTTGGATTCCCACTGCGcatctttgagaaaggTGGTCTTTTCTCGCCTTATACACCACTGCAGCAGATGGATGATATTAAATCGAAGCATACCCAGTTCTTCATGATAGGAAGCTCTAATTCTCTGCTAGCGGAACAAAAGACAGAACTGTGTCACATATTTGTGGATGTTGACGCATCAGAAGTCGAAATCATTGACAAGTCCTTGAGCCCTGCTTTACAATTAAGCGGGAACGATAAGAAATGGATTGACTCCATATCAAATATTGTGTCGCAAAGTTGGAATGAAAATGATCTTTATACGCCGAAGAATTCTCAGTTCGAAGGTAGTGAGGATTTTATTCGCTGGCAATTTGAGGATTATTTAACTCGATTACTGTCAAGCATCAAGCTGAGCGAATATGTTACGTCTTATACCGATAATCAAATGGCCTTACAATCAGTACCTGAAGAAATGCTACGTTCTAATTCCATACAacatttcaacaattctTGGGTTGCTAAGTGGATAACAACCGAAAACTATGCCATATTTCGAGATTGCACAGATGATAGGTTGTTTGATCTATTCCCTCCGAAACATCCTTACAATGGCGTTGATACGATGACTATTTTACAGCAAAAATTAGCTGCTACCTTCCAGAATTTAAAGAGGGCTAACAGTCACCCTAGTTTAGAGGAGAAGGCTAAAGATGAGGAGTCTCAAACTAGCCAAGAACCATCAGCTGGGTCTGCTAGCGTAGTTTCGAAGGACAATTTGAAAGGATCGAATACGAGCGACAAAGAGCAGAATTTATGGTCATCTTGGAAAGAATATTTTAATGCGAGAAAGCGAGGAAAGAAGAGGGATGGCGAGGATGATATAAAATCTACGGAGTATTTGAACAATAGTCATTCCACTCAGGAGGCTATTGGAAGTGCATTGGTTGGTCTAGGCTTACATTATGATAGCGCTCAAGAAGGCAAATCCGGCGAGtctgaagatgatgaatggGTTACAAATGAAGTTGACGAGGCTTCCAATGAAGGTGACCATTCGCGGGATGATGCTATATAG
- the RGP1 gene encoding Rgp1p (similar to Saccharomyces cerevisiae RGP1 (YDR137W); ancestral locus Anc_8.304), with protein sequence MHSHRNDSFLITDNLRLEIVHESNPYYTGEPISLIVRIRHLGNQEDLSSLKEAIRKLHQENEAREQNTKNEDGSSWSMKSLLNAFKAESESKDSMSEAEREANARTQDLISKQLQFHKPVDLISGYVQVSGVFQFDPEFIDGSKMKDASTKLVGVDGLMNHTKDSNGLNSTHEVGTSIGDNSLAKFFNSKHSVSTVGLTSNLDEHSNLNGDGNALLGLGNMGTNVEYKSVPIFLVPQTLLFSELTLEPGKTTVYRFKSANLPKNLTPSYIISKNISVVFNLELGVSRLVHGEIKQYTIRVPITVAPYVTSTGCQYTSSLNHSPHIMEHANIREIKQKAFIQRMPSTPSIGYMSRRSSSFMGLQDKKDCVEGVLRNFVELVKSNQDSFKDIEKLVDSQLDMQFENEKIDEEEPMNNQSEESIKPYMQKKMDSVSSNISTLISLYGKSSGSGPEVKRASAAVPQLEDLRKMYQIKWNGQPITKLYLSRSFYTTSDDIDLVLELDPEKPPLHRVSAVTVSLESFELLNRDYAADPATLTRPRGNQIYESHAICFDTCDRIPLKILIPKTPMKQIPSQFKTDIFQFKWMLIMKFVLIPRNDNTPLEQFYEDSKGTLLHAKESIEGEDFSCHIPLPILPSAHNFGGW encoded by the coding sequence ATGCATAGTCACAGAAATGACTCTTTTTTGATCACTGACAACCTGCGATTGGAGATTGTTCATGAGTCGAACCCTTATTATACTGGTGAACCAATATCACTCATAGTTAGAATTAGACACCTTGGGAATCAGGAAGACCTTTCTAGCTTAAAAGAGGCAATTCGAAAGTTGCATCAAGAGAACGAAGCTAGAGAACAGAATACTAAAAATGAAGATGGAAGCTCATGGTCAATGAAATCACTGTTGAATGCATTTAAGGCAGAATCAGAGAGCAAGGATTCTATGTCTGAGGCTGAGAGAGAGGCTAATGCACGCACTCAAGATCTCATTTCTAAACAGCTACAATTCCATAAGCCTGTGGATCTCATTTCTGGATATGTTCAAGTATCCGGAGTGTTCCAATTTGATCCAGAATTTATCGACGGAAGTAAGATGAAGGATGCCAGCACTAAACTGGTTGGTGTAGACGGTTTGATGAACCACACCAAAGATTCAAACGGGCTTAACTCTACGCATGAGGTTGGCACTAGCATAGGCGACAATTCACTTGcgaaattcttcaattcaaagcATAGTGTATCCACTGTGGGGCTGACATCAAATTTGGATGAACACAGTAATTTGAATGGCGACGGAAACGCTTTACTCGGTTTGGGAAATATGGGTACGAATGTAGAGTACAAAAGTGTACCCATCTTCTTGGTACCTCAGACACTATTATTTTCAGAATTAACCCTGGAACCAGGAAAGACCACGGTTTATAGATTCAAGTCAGCAAACCTTCCCAAAAACCTAACACCATCATACATCATCTCAAAGAATATCTCGGTTGTATTTAACCTTGAGCTTGGTGTGAGCAGGCTGGTTCATGGTGAGATCAAGCAATACACCATCCGTGTGCCAATCACCGTGGCGCCCTACGTCACTAGCACGGGGTGCCAATACACTTCGAGCCTAAATCATAGCCCTCATATTATGGAGCACGCAAACATCAGAGAGATTAAACAGAAAGctttcattcaaagaatgCCGTCCACACCATCAATTGGGTACATGAGTCGAAGGTCCTCGTCATTCATGGGTTTACAAGACAAGAAGGATTGCGTTGAAGGTGTATTACGAAATTTTGTGGAGTTAGTCAAATCTAACCAAGacagtttcaaagatatcgaGAAACTGGTTGACTCACAGCTGGATATGCAGTTTGAAAACGAGAAgatagatgaagaagagccaaTGAATAACCAGTCTGAGGAAAGCATAAAGCCATATATGCAAAAAAAGATGGACTCAGTATCCAGTAACATATCGACTTTGATCTCACTATATGGTAAATCATCTGGGAGTGGGCCTGAAGTAAAACGAGCGTCAGCGGCCGTACCTCAGCTCGAAGATCTGCGAAAAATGTATCAAATAAAATGGAATGGTCAGCCAATAACCAAGTTATACTTGTCTAGATCATTTTACACCACTTCAGATGATATCGATTTGGTTCTCGAGCTTGACCCCGAAAAGCCACCTTTGCATAGAGTAAGCGCAGTAACTGTCTCTTTGGAATCCTTTGAACTGCTTAACCGTGACTACGCTGCTGATCCAGCAACATTAACTAGGCCGCGTGGGAATCAGATATATGAATCGCACGCTATATGCTTCGATACTTGCGATAGAATCCCGCTCAAGATTTTAATCCCTAAAACTCCTATGAAACAAATACCTAGTCAGTTCAAAACTGATATATTCCAGTTCAAATGGATGTTGATAATGAAATTTGTTCTCATTCCGAGGAATGATAATACACCTCTGGAGCAGTTCTATGAAGACTCAAAAGGCACGTTACTCCATGCCAAAGAGTCAATCGAAGGTGAAGATTTTTCATGCCATATACCTTTGCCTATATTGCCTTCGGCTCACAATTTTGGTGGTTGGTGA